A genome region from Trichosurus vulpecula isolate mTriVul1 chromosome 5, mTriVul1.pri, whole genome shotgun sequence includes the following:
- the LOC118852226 gene encoding 40S ribosomal protein S15a-like, with the protein MVHMNVLADALKSINNAEKRGKRQVLIRPCSKVTVRFLTVMMKHGYIGEFEIIDDHRAGKIVVNLTGRLNKCGVISPRFDVQLKDLEKWQNNLLPSRQFGFIVLTTSAGIMDHEEARRKHTGGKILGFFF; encoded by the coding sequence ATGGTGCACATGAATGTCCTGGCAGATGCTCTCAAAAGCATCAACAATGCAGAAAAGCGAGGAAAACGCCAGGTTCTCATCAGGCCGTGCTCCAAAGTAACCGTCCGGTTCTTAACTGTGATGATGAAGCATGGTTATATTGGCGAATTTGAGATCATTGATGATCACAGAGCAGGGAAAATTGTTGTGAACCTCACGGGCAGATTAAACAAGTGTGGTGTAATCAGCCCCAGATTTGATGTTCAATTGAAAGATCTGGAAAAGTGGCAGAATAATCTCCTGCCATCCCGTCAGTTTGGGTTCATTGTGCTTACAACCTCAGCTGGCATCATGGACCATGAGGAAGCAAGACGAAAACACACAGGAGGAAAAATCCTGGGATTCTTTTTCTAA